The DNA sequence CCTTCATCGAGACGTACCCGCCCCTCTTCCTCGGGACAGCTGGCCTTCCTCACACGCTGTCGGACGCAACGGACATGGGCCTCTTGTAAACCGGCGCTGGTATCCTCGAGAACCCGGCCCTCTCCGAGGCCGGCTTGGGGTCCTTCCTAGGGCTGGCTGCCATCTGATTATCCTGTGGCAGAGCCACGGTTCCGTTTCCGTCGATCCACGCCCTCGTGAACTCCAGATTAGCGACGTCGCCTCCACCGTGGGCTTGGTAGTCCCTCAGCAGATCCTGGAGCTTCTGGACCACCTCGCGGTCGTCTTGCAGATGGCCCACCTTCTGCAGGATCTGCTCGAGGAGGGGATTAGCCACCTTGGTAGGGGACGACTGGAGGGAGCCCGTGGTGGACGGCTTGATCCTCCTTCCGTTTCTGTCGTACTGGACACCGTTGGAGCTCTGTCTGGGCAGACTCTGTCTAGCGGGGCTCTTCCTCGAGAAGCTCGGCGTGGTGGCGCAGGTGGCTGATCCTTGGGGATTCAGGAAGGTGTCCGATTGGATGCTGGGCCTTTGCCTAGCTTGGCGGCCGTTCCAGGTGTTGCTGCCGCTGACGGGCGACTGGCAGGATTTCGGCACCGGCGACGCTTTGCTCAGGCTCCCGGTCGGCGGAGGTTTTCGAAGGCTGTTCCTGATGGTTCCGCGTTTCAGGGGACTGCCCTCCGGGCTCGAGTTGCTTTCCCGGGGCGTTCTGCTGCCCGACGAGGCTCTCGACACGTTGCTGTTCTCGCGGACGATGGAACCCGCACGCGGGGTGCGATCGCCCGAGGAAGAGGCCACGCTTCTCGACGGGGACGCTCGAAGCGGACTCGCTGGACCTATCCGCGTCTTTCGGAGACCTGTCTCGATGCTCTCGGTCTCTACGCAGGACCTCTCCTCTTGCTCGGGCTTCGTAGGTTGCTCTGGAACAGAAAGACGAACGGGAAACGTTGATAGGCTGGTCAGGAAGGTCTGAAAACCTCTGCCAGAGGCGGTGGATGAAAGTCAACTTAACTctttatttactggcgggACTCGCAAgttaattcgttaattttctcaTGGTACTGTTGTGGGATCGAATTACGCGCCAGTCGCAGAAATGGTGCGCGTAATTAGGTGTCCATGGGTGTATGTTTGAAGAGCGCGAATCAGGAAGCGTGATAGATGGAATGTTTGTAAACGAGTGTATGATTGGCGAGGATGGAGACAGAATGCGAGGAAGAATgagtgcgagagagagggagagagaataCAAGAAACGGTGAGTGAAGGTGAGGATGAATGTTAGAATGTAAGGAGAAGCGAGCGAAAGTAGTCGAGCAATAAAGATCAGTTGTAAAATCGTAAAAGAGTTGAAATTAGTCCCCGGGTATTTCCTACACTGTATTTAGttaaacgctttgaaatttattgtgactttcaagtccacTTCCATGgagtttgtttttaattgctAGATGGCAGCACGAGctttctttgtttttgaaGCTTGTTAGAGACGACTCTATGAGATAATTAGATAAGACCAAGATGGAcgcctagattttaaaaagaattaattatccAATTAGAAGGAAGCGAATGCATTTTAATGCACTCGATCCACGAGAATTTGGTCACAGTGATGCAAACTTTGTTATCAGGAAAGATTCCTtcgttgttaaaaataaaattgacgaaatcaTAAACGACTAGAGATAAGGAATATAGAATGAAAGATATAGAATGAATCAAAGATATAGAATGAATGTAGATAAGAATATATTGTTTAGATCAAAGTATATCAAGTAAGTTTCGAGAGGAATCGTGCGGTGATCGAGGTTACGCAAACGTGTTCGAAGAAACCCGATATcgattattcaaaaaatgacTAGGTAAAAGTCGAATAACAACTCGAGCGCGACGTCGGCAATTTATCATCTCAAAGGAAGATACCGCGGAACGGAAGATAAGTGTGTTTATATTTCGCGCGGAGTCATTGGAAGCTGGCGAGTCGAGTGGTTCGAGCACCTATCATAGTGCTTTCAAAACAAATAGGTACTCTCCTTCTGTTTTCGACTTGACCAATTTTCAGGCACCTCAAAGTCCTCGGGACTCTTCAATATATAGCGTACCTTCACCCACGATAAAATACATGCAGGCTGTTTTTACACGGTGGAccagaaattttttaaaagaccTCCCCGAAGGTTTCAATCCCGAGGATACTacgaattaaattcatattagCTGTAGGATGTTAgaagtcttttttttttctttaaatttaagtagTCATACaatcagtgtaagaagtattcgtacagcaactaatttaaaagaaataatgaattttaatttacgcaaattcgactctaaaaatatgttggAACGTTGCTTAATTAGTTCTTcccgtaaaattaattaaaaaaataaatatatgaagttttatttcgaattggtTTCTGTACTTATTACACTCACTGTATATGGGACTGAgggattaaaaaattaattctgaagatcaGATGTTAAAGAGAACGAGTCTGGAcagaattcgtgaatttttctgtaaatgcCAACACAAATGTTAGAGTATATTCCAATTgttaagaacaaaattttaacttcttAAGTATTTTCACGATTATGCCTGGCACTGAAagtgttagaaaataaaaaacccTCTTTGGGCACCCCTTAACTTCCTCCTAAGGTAAAATCTTCCCAAAGGAAACCCTTTTAACCGTACACAGAAGCCCAACCGGTAGCTCCTTTGATAAAATCTCGTCGCAAACCCTCATAGACAAGCGTATCGTCATCGAAGGTTCGCCTGACCTCGGTGTCATCGACGGAACATCACTTTCCACGATTACCCAACGTTTTGGACCACCCTGTAGCtcattaatattcaaagtacACGGACACACGCGCTTATATGCGCTCGCCTGACATTTAGCCAGCTCGAACGGATTATACGGGCGAGGGATCTCTCTGTTGAGAAGCGTGGGCGATCTCCAACAACAACCTGTCCTCGGAACAATCGCCAGCGGTCGATTCTCGATAAACCTCGCACACATAAGCGCGATTGTGGCCGGCGTTCGGCTTACTTGACGCACTTGACGCGTGGCGGTCCTCCGCGTCGGAACAGATGGTCGCGGTGACGTCTGCTGCGGTATTAACACGCTCACGCGGTCGCCATTTTATCGAGAACTCTTACAGAACTTTTTACAGATTATGGTTGCTTTGTTGAGATGGGTGGAGGATTTAGATACGTCCTTTAATTTCTGGGATTGGATCGTTACGTGGCCTCATCAAATGCAGAGCGATACGTGgttggaaatttgtattgtatttatatcgTTTGTAGATTGCAAGAAGCACCACGGGGACTAGAACTCGAGACCTCTGAACTGTCAGTCGACGCTTTAAACCAGTCGACCATCACTTTAGTCTGACCTAGATCGCCTGAATCTCCTGAATCTACGTATTCACTAACTAGGATCAAAAATGAGCCAGTTGGTGTATGTTTGCTCACGTTTGACACTCAAGTTCTGGGCTCTATTTCATCTGCCAGCATAATTTATAATGGTTTCTTGGTTGGagatttatattgtatttatattgtttgtaGATTGCAAGAAGCACCACGGGGACTAGAACTCGAGACCTCTGAACTGTCAGTCGACGCTTTAACCCAGTGGACCATCTCCTTAGTCTGACCTAGATCGCCTGAATCTCCTGAATCTACGTATTCACTAACTAGGATCAAAAATGATCCAGTTGGTGGATGTTTGCTCACGTTTGACGCCCAACTTCTGGGCTCTATTTCATCTGCCAGCATAATTTATAATGGTTTCTTGGTTGGagatttatattgtatttatattgtttgtaGATCGCATTTCACGCAAGGCCTTTCTAGAGATGATGAGGGTAGTTTCGTGAGAAGGATGGAGGATTTGGATATTGAAATGTCCTTTGATTCCTGAGACTCAAGGAGGCCTCGCCACGTGCAGATCCTTATCCTTGGTTGGAGATTAGCTTCAGCTAGGCATTAGAGACCATTGgaatatttgtattgtttatGGATTGCATTTTACCCTAGGTCTTTGTAGAGATGAGTGGAAGATTTGAAGATTTGAATAGTTGTCCACGTGGAGATTAGCTCCAACTAGACACTTGAGACTATTGGTGGCTTTATATTGTTTGTGGATTGTAATAATCCAAGTCTAGCATCAAGTCCTAATTCTTTGTACTCGTGTGATTGCCTCGTGTGATATAATAATGTACAGGCGTGAATAACCCACTGGACCATCTTCTAGGCTGACCTAAATCTCCTGAATCTCCTGAATCTACGTATTCACTAACTAGGATCAAAAATGATCCAGTTGGTGTATGTTTGCTCACGTTTGACACCCAAGTTCTGGGCCCTATTTCATCTGCCAGCATAACTTAAAATAGTTTCCACCTCTATTAGGACTTTCACGTTCTTTTAGATCACCCTATGCTAGAAGCCTGGAATATCAACCCAATATCCTTTCTTCTTATTTGAAACTGTGCTTCGCCTACACCGATAGCCTGGACATTCGAACAAACGACACCAACTCCTGGCGCCTGTCCCCGACGAAGAATCAGCTTTTGCTCGTTAAAACGTTTCAGTCAGCCGTCAACCATGAGAGGTGCTTCGCGAAGTGGGCCGCTGGAAAGCGAATAAGAAAAAACGACGAAGAGAGAAGGAGACGACACGGAGTCCGTTTATTGCGAGAGAGTCAAAACAGAAGAGGAACCACACAATACTGGCGTTTGTTCGATCGAGCCACCCCTGCGCCGCGGACGTATTAAAATCAATGACTGGCTTTGATCGGAAAGCCGCGTGTACACGCACGCGGGAGCGCCATGCGTTTTCTCCGCAGCGGGACGCGATTATCGCGATCTCCAGACGATTTCACTCGTGTCCAGATTGATGCGCGTCTCTCGGTCGTCGCAAACGACTCGTCGAATTTAGGTTAGGTTCCACTGGCGACCTGTCGTTCGTCTGGTTTTTAAACCAGAggttctttgaaaattaatatttattcttggTTATTCTTCAAAGGTACGGCTTTTTGGCAAGCTTCATGAAGGATTGATGGTTTTTTTTAGAGACACCAAGTTCAACAAAATCCTATTTATAGAGATTAAGAAACAATGTGCTGACGAATCCCTCTTCAAGTAAAGAAATCCTAACAGCAATTCCTAATAATCAATAAGCATCACAGTTTGACAATCAGTCTGGCAAAAGAGAAACCTCAGTAATAGAGGTTTCTTGGTGCGAAAATGCCTCAAGGCCTCGCTATTAGTCCTAGTCCAGGTTTGACCATCAACCACAGCCATACTCAAAATGTGAACCCGTCACGTAACGTTTACATTCTAAATTATCTACCTATCACCTATTTTCACATGATTTTctctaaataataaacacagaACCTGCTTTTGGCTTATTTTAGGGCTccacaaaatatataatcgtTACCAAGGGTTCCACCGCCAAGTAAGTTTGAGGATCGCTGATCTGCCATAACCAAAATATCAGAATTGTCCCTGAAACGTTGAAACCAGGTCCCGAGGCATCGGCCGTCGTCAATGGGAATTACAGCGCGTTAGCCAATGTTACACAGACGTTACAACAGCGTCGCCCACGCGACGTCGATGACCCGTAAATCAGGAGGCAGAAGAGGGccaaaagaaacgaacgagaTCGCGTCACGAATGGTCCAACTCCGGCTCGATAAAAAGTTGGAAGGAGAGGTACTCACTCTGACAATCGGCAACCGTGGGCGATCCTTGCGTGCAGGTCCCGTGGATCCCATTGCTGGTGGGTGGCTGGACGGCGCCCAAACTTCGATAGCCCTCGTCGGAGACCTCGCTGCAGTTGTCGGAATGCTCGCCGTCGCCGTGGGGGGACTTGGTGTACTGCACCGTCCCCGTGACGACGTCCTTGCCGAAGTTCTCCAACGCTGGCTCCTCCTTGATCGCCGGAGGACTGGGCGTGGGACTGCGGCTGCTGGAGTCCTCGCGACACTTGTAATTGTAGATGCTCGGCTCGTACTTCGGGGTGTCGTCCTTCTCCACCGCCCTGCGGGCCACGCCGCCCTCCACCACGTAGCGCTTCGCAAACTCATCGGGCTGGGGCACCTTCGCACGGATCTCCTGGTGCTGCTCTTTCTTCGCGTCCTGGACAAAACAGTTTTCGACCGATTAGATCATTGACTGGAGAGGATCGAGGTTGGAAATTTAGGAGCAGTGGGGTTATGTTTGAGGGTCCCTTGAACGAACTCTAGCTGGATTAGTAGAATGTCTGACCTTAGAGATATCCTCTTTTGTACCCGATTTCTCTTTTGTATCCTATCCTGTTCTAGATTCTATGTCTGCTTTGAAGTATCCCAATATCTTGGTAAGCTTGGGGTCCTCCATGAACTTTATTCTATTCTAGACCCTCTGTCTGCTTTTAACCATATGTCATCTTGCTCTAGGTGTCCTCTATGAACTCTATCCTATCCTAACCTCTATGTNNNNNNNNNNCTCTATGAACTCTATCCTATCCTAACCTCTATGTCTTCTTTGAACCTTCTATCCTTCTAATCTTAGTGTCCTTCATAAGCTCTATCCTATCCTAAACTCTATGTCTTCTTTGAACCCCCTATCCTTTTAATCTTAGTGTCCTCTATGAACTCTACCCAATCCTAGCCTCTGAGTCTCCTTTGAATCGCTTATCCTCCTAATCTTGGTGTTCTCCCTGAACTCTACCCAATCCTAGACCCTCTATCCTTTTTAAACCCCACATTATCCTGCTCCCGGTGTCCTCCACGAGCCATCCTCAGTCGCTATTACTCACCTTAACTTCTTGATGCTTAGCATGATGCGTCGGCGAGCGAGCATCCTCGTTGATGCCCCTCTTGGGCGAGTCGGATCCCGTCTTCGTGGGGCTGCACGATCTGATCCGCGCCTTCGGGGTGGGCGATCTGGATCGCTGTTTCCCGAAATCGGCAGGCTGGTGGTTGGGGCTGCCGAGGAATTTCCTCTGCGGCGTGGGACTCCTCGAGCGATTGATCTTGCGTTGCTGCTCGTCGCTcggctgctgttgctgcttgCCAGCGGGTCGATGAGGCGTGggcgatcgcgatcgattgCTGGAGACGCTCCTGGCCGCGTGCAGCTGCGTCTGCTGCTGATTCTGCATCGTTCCCGCGCAGGAACCGACGCTCGACGCCGAACTCCTTCGAGTTCTAGGAGGTGATCTGCGGATGAGCAGCCGTTTCACGTTTCGCGACAAGGACGGGCAACCATGCTGACTAGGTCTACTCTTTTGGGTCTAGGCTAGTCTTTCGGATCAGTGTTATCGATTCAACCTTTTGTTGACAAAGTAAAATGCTCGTCGAGATCTTAGTCTTTTAACATGTTCACTGCCACATTAACTTTTGtcgaaattttgatgaagCCAAAGTTTTGTCttcaaataattgaaaactacATAACCTTATCAGAATTCAGGAATCTTATCcggatttattttatttagtttctttAACACCTCATATACCGGAAACGTGGGGTCAACGTGTTCATTTCAACGAGTCTTTCCccagaaaagaaaagtttgtaaaagaaaagtttgtCGGCAACCGAGTGCAGCCAATTCGATAGCTAACGGAATTGAGATTTAGGGGAGAGTGATCGACCCTTTCACGCATATTTTGCCAGCCCTTTTATGATACGGAGTCGTGTGTTATTCGGTACGCGTGTTACGAAACGTTAGCAATTACAGAATACTCGgtattgaaatgaaatgtcaGATAGTGTCAGCtctgaaaaatgaattgtGACATGGGATACATAAATTTGGGAGAAAGTGGGTTAATGAATGTTGTGGATACGCACTACTGGAGACTTTATCGTTGGACTACTTCAAAACCTTAACataattttcagattttcacGTCGAGCGTCGCAATAACGAATCATGACTCTGAGTAGTGTTTTCCACTTTGATCGACGCGGTACGACTGTGTTATAATGGAATGGTAAATATGTATGCTCTTAGGTTCATCTAATCTCGCTGATCAACGCCCTGTGTAATTCCCTCTAGCTCGAATAGCATTTTACCCCGACCAAGGCGTGGAAAATGTTGCGCGAATGAGCGACCGTAGACAGATAAATGACACCTTAGAAGCAGAAAATTACTCACCTTTCGTAATGCACCTGCGCGCTGCCAAGGTCGAAGGACCCTCCAGCCTTTTGAATCAACTTCGCTGAGATCATCGAGCGATGcgctgaaacaaaaaaacaaaaaaaaaaaaatgataaattatagGTACGGGATTGCGCAATCAGCCACGTCCGTTTTTCGTTATGCTGAAACACGATTCTTTCGACGGGATGCCACCGATCGAGGACTAATTGAAACGTCTCTTTCAAGCGATCGCGAGAGCTGTGGTTAGCGAAAAAGACTGTACAAACGGGTAGAGTTAAGTTACTTAACACCTTTCCTCGGGAAACTGAACGAGTCGAGGTAGAGTTGAGTAAATGTGTGGTATTGGAGTGCCATTTACAGGTGTGCATTTTGTggaagaatcattttttaggGTGCCATTTTTTGGAGTGGCAATTTTAACCTAATCTACTATTCATTAGAATGCAATTtgcaaaagaaacatttttagagGTGCCAGTTTTTAGAGTACCATTTTTATGGGTGCCATTTTTTGGAGTAGCACTTTTAACAGAATCTATGTACTATACATTAGAATTGAATTTACAAAAGTATCATTTTCAAA is a window from the Hylaeus volcanicus isolate JK05 chromosome 7, UHH_iyHylVolc1.0_haploid, whole genome shotgun sequence genome containing:
- the LOC128879265 gene encoding GAS2-like protein pickled eggs isoform X1; translated protein: MSVLLEARSYRPFKSSEEYLVAMKEDLAEWLNALYPELRINVDNFMDRLDTGVALCKHSNNVRKSAAEYVARRQARKISMTRSITSSLALPMSQLSDVAFLPNAKAGTFFARDNVSNFIGWCRNSLGIIECLLFETDDLIMRKNERHVILCLLEVARRGAKFGMLAPMLVQMERQIDREIAAENKAANGAHGNGGNEESDDEYADMQQEEPCLIYGPQPQIVTNDLKSLDEMVRDLVERCTCPTQFPMIRVSEGKYRIGDTKVLIFVRILRSHVMVRVGGGWDTLSHYLDKHDPCRCRTSHRSMISAKLIQKAGGSFDLGSAQVHYERSPPRTRRSSASSVGSCAGTMQNQQQTQLHAARSVSSNRSRSPTPHRPAGKQQQQPSDEQQRKINRSRSPTPQRKFLGSPNHQPADFGKQRSRSPTPKARIRSCSPTKTGSDSPKRGINEDARSPTHHAKHQEVKDAKKEQHQEIRAKVPQPDEFAKRYVVEGGVARRAVEKDDTPKYEPSIYNYKCREDSSSRSPTPSPPAIKEEPALENFGKDVVTGTVQYTKSPHGDGEHSDNCSEVSDEGYRSLGAVQPPTSNGIHGTCTQGSPTVADCQKQPTKPEQEERSCVETESIETGLRKTRIGPASPLRASPSRSVASSSGDRTPRAGSIVRENSNVSRASSGSRTPRESNSSPEGSPLKRGTIRNSLRKPPPTGSLSKASPVPKSCQSPVSGSNTWNGRQARQRPSIQSDTFLNPQGSATCATTPSFSRKSPARQSLPRQSSNGVQYDRNGRRIKPSTTGSLQSSPTKVANPLLEQILQKVGHLQDDREVVQKLQDLLRDYQAHGGGDVANLEFTRAWIDGNGTVALPQDNQMAASPRKDPKPASERAGFSRIPAPVYKRPMSVASDSV
- the LOC128879265 gene encoding GAS2-like protein pickled eggs isoform X2; this encodes MSVLLEARSYRPFKSSEEYLVAMKEDLAEWLNALYPELRINVDNFMDRLDTGVALCKHSNNVRKSAAEYVARRQARKISMTRSITSSLALPMSQLSDVAFLPNAKAGTFFARDNVSNFIGWCRNSLGIIECLLFETDDLIMRKNERHVILCLLEVARRGAKFGMLAPMLVQMERQIDREIAAENKAANGAHGNGGNEESDDEYADMQQEEPCLIYGPQPQIVTNDLKSLDEMVRDLVERCTCPTQFPMIRVSEGKYRIGDTKVLIFVRILRSHVMVRVGGGWDTLSHYLDKHDPCRCRTSHRSMISAKLIQKAGGSFDLGSAQVHYERTRRSSASSVGSCAGTMQNQQQTQLHAARSVSSNRSRSPTPHRPAGKQQQQPSDEQQRKINRSRSPTPQRKFLGSPNHQPADFGKQRSRSPTPKARIRSCSPTKTGSDSPKRGINEDARSPTHHAKHQEVKDAKKEQHQEIRAKVPQPDEFAKRYVVEGGVARRAVEKDDTPKYEPSIYNYKCREDSSSRSPTPSPPAIKEEPALENFGKDVVTGTVQYTKSPHGDGEHSDNCSEVSDEGYRSLGAVQPPTSNGIHGTCTQGSPTVADCQKQPTKPEQEERSCVETESIETGLRKTRIGPASPLRASPSRSVASSSGDRTPRAGSIVRENSNVSRASSGSRTPRESNSSPEGSPLKRGTIRNSLRKPPPTGSLSKASPVPKSCQSPVSGSNTWNGRQARQRPSIQSDTFLNPQGSATCATTPSFSRKSPARQSLPRQSSNGVQYDRNGRRIKPSTTGSLQSSPTKVANPLLEQILQKVGHLQDDREVVQKLQDLLRDYQAHGGGDVANLEFTRAWIDGNGTVALPQDNQMAASPRKDPKPASERAGFSRIPAPVYKRPMSVASDSV